TTTCTTACAACCCGCTGTGCCACGTTTGGCGTATTCCACGATGAACCTCTGTTCCGCCATGTCCGGCTCGTTGGAGCAACACCGACGCTGGGAAAGCCGCGGGAAGTTGTTGTGGAGGAGGTTGTTTTTATGAGACGCCGATGAAAAACTACAGATTCCCTTGGACAAATGAAACACATATACAGGTGGGGGGTGATGTGTGAAGCGTGAAGAGCCGGGAGAGGATCTGCACACTTTGAAGAGTGTCTGACGTCTGACGAGTGAGTGAAGACTTGGTAGACCGGCACAGAAAGGCTTGGGAGCGAATGAGATGAGACGTCGCTGCATTCAGATTAAACGATGGGAAAATTATAACCTGAAGAAAAGCAAAGGGACATGAGGGTTAAAGAGATATACATTATCATCGTaacatattaaaaacacagcTTGTACATGTACACGCTGCCCTAACTGACTCAacttctccttgtgtgtgttacAAGAACTAATTTTAATTCTAAACTAAACAGAGCTCCAGTTTAAAAGCAGCAACATTTCCTAGAATCACACATATGAAAAGGACCAGAGCTTGATAACGGATCCATGATTGAGTTACTGATTTCTATTCTTCACTTATCTTTAGGCCAATAAATTTATCAGATTGTTTTCTCATACTTGTGTTATCAACCTAAATGTCAGAAATGTACAAGCAACATTTTTCACTCAACATATTAGAAATGCAACTATCGACAAATCTAAAATAACATATTTTGCTTTGAATTAATTTCAACCATGTCTTTTTTATAGATCATAATTTTCACATCGCTTCAATCTCctttatttgcattattttttCATGTAAAGCACAACAAGCAGGTCTTACAACATAAAGACGCTAACATATAAGATTTCCAATATTGGTTAAAGCTTTTGTATTAAAGGATAAGGAACCACCAAGCTATGTCTGACTCTGATCATAATCTAAACATTGCTTTCACCCTTTATTGACGATTTTATCATTCTTTGTTATTTAGTATGTTCTGTTTTTAAGCGTGTGCTGCTCAGTTTTGATCGAACTCTCCAGGGACAACACATTGTACTGCATGTTACGCTATGAGAAGATCAATGTATATAAAgtgttattattactgttatacGAACTCCTTATAACTCTCTTAACTGTGTATTATTCATCCTATCTGTGCAACACAATACACATTTATCATtgtttttacactgtatatatattagttgttattccattcatatttttctatatttcataTGTCCTTACACTTGGCATGTCACTTGTGAGTACTTACTGAtccatattttaaattattgctgttgtaatattgcaaatatccattgtgggactaatgaaggatttgtttatttaatattatcttaTAAACAATTAAGATTAGTCCTATAATTACACATGGTAAAAACCTGTGTTTAAAATACACATCCCTGTGTGTTGTATTACAGTTGAATACAGCAGAGGAGACTGTGGAATGATTGTCTACTCACAAATTTAACAATAATTCATACAAATACCATGTACATTTAGCAATATAAGTACACATACTCCAAACTACACGTTCCCTTACAACTGTGCTAACACAGGTTGTGGGAACCAAAGTGTGCACGTGTCCATTCAACACTTAAACAGCCAATTCGTGGTTAAAGTgaattaaagtttaaataaattgtctgtgtgtttgacgtTGGATCGTTTACATGAGACAGTTCGAGTTTAAACAGCAACAACGCGAGATACGTGGAAGTTTGCTGCtctgctagctagctagctttaGCCACACTGGCCCCTGCTGCCCTGACACAATGCTAACGCAGCTAGCTAACAGACCGATCGTTGAATATTAGCTTCGTCTTTAACGTGTCGCTGATTTCTCTGCGCAGAGATTTACCTCCTGGGTCTTGAAGAAGTTTAGAAACGCGGTTTAAACGTGTCGCTGCTTCTCCATTGTTGTTAGACAACAAATCAGGCGCGTCAAGACCATGTGATGACGTGTTTCAGGGAACAACGCGTTTCCGGCCatacccttcaaaataaaacaaatgctcACAATACCTCagcataaatattaataaacaatattaaaagtGTTATTGTAATTGTAATTAACTTTCCAGCTCGTATATCATAATTTACTTATATTCCCAAATTTTTTAAAGCATATTAGGAGCTTTTATGGCTTCCAAAAGGGCCAtttgtgctttattttgaaagataaaTGTCATGTTTCCGCTAGATCTCTGGTCAGCTTGACGCAGCTACACACTGAATCCACAGCATGGGCGGAACCAACGAGCATCGATCTTTAAACATGAAGCAGGATGTTTCTACCGCCACCTGCTGGACCGGAGCACTCCACCTGCACATAGCGAACCAACTAGCTTATAATTAACTCAAAGGCttagtgtgtaggatttagtgacatctagtggtgaagtggcaTGATGCAGGTGAATGACCCtcagattgttttattttcatcttaaGTGAATGTAAAGCACCTTGAGCTGCATTTattgtatgaaaggtgctatattaATAAAGTTAGTATTTATTTTCAGGTACATTGACTCATACCTTTCCTCTATAAATGCACATGTTTAcagttatttatattattgtagCCTGTATAAGCTTTTAAGTCTGAGTATAtacgtttatttttattattattattattattagtagtagtagtagtagtagtagtagttgtagtagtagtagtagtagtagtagcagtagtagaaGTATTAGTGTTAGTCGTTGAAATAGTAGTCATAGTAATATTATTAGTTGTAGTCAAattagaaacacaaaacaagcaaaCCTGTTAGTTGCGCAACACCCCCTTTGCACTTCATATTTCCGACGGTCCCTCAACGCATCAAGAGCCTTTAAAATCTTTGTAAACACGGCGGTGCGTCTTCTACGTAAACTGCGCACACGTCGGTGTCTTCTCACCTTTGGCCGACCGACTTCGGGCGTAAACTCTGTTCGCGAATAGCCGGAGGAGGCGCAGCGCCGCGTCCAGTGCGCAGTGCTCGGGGAcgcggagcagcagcagcagccagctgGGAGGATCCAGATGTGACCGAGGCTCCAGGAGACGCTTCCCCACCCACAGAACCCCGGAGCAAGGCATGGGCAGCGGTGCACGCGGCGGTCCGAACCCCGAACGCCTGCACCTCTCCGCCGGACACCGACTCCTGCTCCTCGGCGGCGGATCCGGGAGGAACTAGCTTGAGGACCGCCAGCGAGCTAGCAGCACAGGCTAGCgaggctaagctaagctaggctaGCTGCCTCTTATCATAGCCTCTCCCGCAACGAATCTTCCCTGCTCGCCCCCGACACGTGCACAGGAGGACAACATGGTGAGACGTTTCATCTGATTAAATCTGCTGTTTGTCCCCGGGACACGTTAACGTCTCAGTTTGTCCCATCAGAGCTGTCAGAGGGCCAGGTAGCTAGCTTAGCATGCTACAGGGCTGACAGCTCCTGTCACCTGCCTGTGGCTGGCAGCCACACAACACTGGAGTCAATAGACATGTTGGTTTAAAACCCAAATGTCCCCACGTTGCAGGGTCCGTTAGAGCAGCTGCAGTTTCAAAACATCAACCTTTTATTCGCCACCTTTTTCTACTTTatgaaaatgtcatatttacCAATTGGGACCTTTTAAACCAATTCCCATTGGTCaaagaataataatataatataatacaacaaTAATTACCAATAAGATAAGAACTTTCTTGCTGCACTGAATAACATTGTGTtgacatgaagaagaaagacTGGAGGTGTTGTTAAACTCTTTATTTACTTCctttatatgaaatataaccTCCCTCTTAACTTCTCTCCTTGTGGCGTACAGTGAATTACAAGTGTGTCATATTAAGCATATTAAAGAGTGTGATACAGTATTAGAAGTATAGATAAAACGTGTGTGTAAATATGTCATGTGGCTACAAAGAAGAGTTTAGGTTGTGATTATGAAATAAGTCAAATCAGCATGTACATACAAAAATTGCCTCCAGCCTGTGCTGGAATATATTACGtaataacaaaacatgtgataaATACAGTCAAGTCTAAACCAGCAGTTTTGTATTTCATATAAtgcttatttttttaagtttataatTGACAAACTAGTTGAATAACAGTGGTGAAGACAAGTTGGTTTATGGCAAAGTTCATAATCAGATGTTTCTGCTCCAGATCTTAATGATTTAAATGTCAATCACCAGAGACACTGCCGGAATATTCAATACCTACTCACCCAGAATTAATTTGGTTTGAAAAGAACCCGTTTTATTCTCAAACAGCTGAGATTGAGTTAAACTCTGCTCATTTTgggcatgtgtttttattatgaataaatatttaaagttcATTAAAAATGAACTTTGTGTTGTTATCCaaggataaacacacacattatatccTTGGAGCACAGACCAGACTCTAATTTGTGCTTACACAACCTTGATCAGATCAACACACAGTTTGACTCTTGTTGGCTTGTTACTCAACAGACTCTGAGTCAGTTCCAGTGAAACCGAACTGACTTCATTTTTTGCATTCTTTAAAGTTTGCATATTTAACCCCTTAACTGAACAGAAGTGCACAGTGTTCAGTCCTGATACTTTCAACAACATTATCCGGCCCATTTATTAAAGAGCATTTATCCGTTGTTCTGGAAAGTTTTTGTGTATCTGTGACTTTATTATCTATATTAAATTCACAGATGCacataatgaaaacattaatCTTATGGTTAGTTACTCAGCCCTGTTGTTAGAAACCCACGTGATGCACAAGATTGTTGTGCTAATGTTGTccccattgtgtgtctgtgcatctgCAGGTGTATCTATTGAATTCTATAGAGAACCTAAGGAGCCACATCAACAACCGTCCCCCACTGGTCATTTTTATGATCAGTGTCAGTGCGGTGGCCATCGCCTTCCTGACCATCGGTTActtcttcaagattaaagagaTTAAGTCTCCGGAGCTGACAGAGGTGAGTCACTGCAATGAGATGGAAGGACACAGTGTGCTCCTCTAAGTATCTCCAGTGAAGTGAGGTCACAGACGATGGTAAATGTTGTGTCATGACCTTTTGTGCCACCAGGATGCATTCGCCCAAAGGTTTAAAACATGCTGCGTTTAGTGTCTGACCTATTTAGCATTTTCTAGTCTCATCTACTCAGGATTTCTAGATAAACCGTGCAAGCCTCATATCTCATTTGATCCCAGTGTGGACGTAGTCTGCATCTATTCCCCATACAGATGATgcatgtatgtaaataaagctttgcaTGGGTCATTGATCCGGAAGCACATGCAAAtcctaagctgctttcagacacaaacacatgaaaacgTCCAGATAATTGGGTGCAGACATTTTCTGATAACATCCACACGTCAGAACGTGACGTTTATATtccaccgtgagaatcacatgtttttgtttaaaagctCTTGAATCAAATGTTCCATCCAAGTTGATATTGTCGTCATCTTCCAGGTACCTGACTCCTCTTTTTTCATCCTGGGATAATTGTATTATTCCAGTGTTAAGCCTGTCATCCACACAcccactcgctcgctgtgaATTTTCCACATAGGCTCACGTGGACATTTCATTGGAGGGGGCAGGGCAAGACAAGTGCTCCAACTAAACAACTGCATATAACAAGTTGTTTGAAATGTTGTCAGCCAAATACAACTTGAATATTACAAGGGAGGCTCTGTGTATTCCACATCATACGTCTCCACCAATCAAATCCCTCTTTCTCCTCACCAGGACTGGAACACCTTCCTGCTGCGCTACAACGAGCTGGACGTGTGCGTGTCGGAGAATGAGACGATAAAGCATGGCCTGAACGAGTCCACCACACCGGACAGCCTGGTGGTGACCAGCGGCCAGGCTCGCTCCAGCACCCAGACCCCCCTCCTGCTGGACGACTCGGGTGCCATCAACATCTCCGTCCCCATCACGCTCACGCTGGACCCGCAGCGGCCGTTCGGAGGCTACTCGCGCAATATCACCCACCTGTATGCCACCGTGCTGGGGCAGCAGGTCGGCCTCTCAGGTAGGTTGGTTTTGCACTAAAACTAAATTGCTTAAGATGTTTTACATGCTCGTAAGATATTATTTTAATAGTATTGTCAGACATCAGGGTCAAAGCTTCACATACACACGGCTAAAGGAACGTCTGAAAGTCGTCTGAGGGATCAGATCTCAAAGTCTTGGGTGCACTGCATTTTCACCTGAGCCATGATGCATGTTAATGCCAGGTGTGCACAGAGCCATAGTGAACAAACAGTAGCCTCCTTGTGTTACTAGAAGCTGTCCCCATTCAGGCCTGCGATAGGTTTCAGATGTAAAGGTCTCATACTTAAAGGTATCAGACTTTTAGGTTTCAGAAGGCAGAGACAAACTGAAGAGTAATTACCATGAGCTTTGAATGTGTATGTACAGTGTTTGTTTGAACTTTAACTTTTGTCCCTGTGGCAGCCCACACTCATCTCTCATGTACGTTGTCTGAACAGCTCAATAGAGACAGAATTTAGGAGGATGGAAGAAATGACTTGTGTTTCAGGCTGGAGGGAAAATGGTGAAGTTCTATTATAACTTTAAGCCTCTAAAAGTAAATGTCCCACTCAAATCAGGAGTCATCTTCCATCTATTACAATCTATTCCATCTGTTACCTGGTGATTGAGTGAAGTGTATCTGGATTCAGAGGAGTTTGAAGTCTTCGTTGAGGCTCAGATCATTTCACTCTTTACAGACCTAACCACTGATTTTCATCCAATCACGTTCAGTCTGTGGTTTCAGCTTTCAGCCTTTTCGGTTTGATGAACTCTGTTATTCTCagaaactccccccccccccctaaggCAAATGGTCAAGTTGGCGCTGGTACAGAATTGACAACCCTTTACGTGCTGGAGGTTTTCCTGTGCTTACTGTTCGCTGCTAAAGGTCTCGGACATTTTGCCTGAAGCTCGTAACTTGTTGAAAAAGTATGGATGAGAAAAGTCAGTAAggatttttgtaaatgttgtaATGCACAGAGTGAGTAGTCCTGTTTGAAACACtgtgcaggaagaggaagtagatTCCTCTGAGCTGCCAGTACCTGTCTATATTCACATCTGACTGTGTGTCATTTATAAAGTTATGAAAAGGTTTCTGACTTTTAGGTCTCAGAAAGCATGTGGATATGAAGGCATATCATTTGTCAAGTAGCCCAGTGTATAGTATTTTTCCCAGCAGACATGTTAACTGGTCCCAGAAGGGGAAGGCTCACTCTCAGGGTCCTGGTACTGTGCACTGTCACATGGTCAAGTCTTACTGGGAAACTTCAATTGACCAGAGCCAGTGGAGGACGCTTCTTTTAAAGTTGTGAGATTAGAtaggtgtattttttttacatattcacTCAGGCACATTTAGAcgactaatatctatgagtgtgtgaaatgtggagGAGGTGTGAGCAGATTTCTTTATACTTATCTTCTTGAGTTATTGTTCTCACGTGTACTTCTCCATCTAGACAACCTTAATTTTCCACCGAGGGAATTTGTAGATAAAATGACAAATCCATACTCAGGAGTCCACCGAGTTTGAATCATAATCCTACAATCTCCACAGTCTGTTGGTTGTTATCAGGGGAGAAGCTTGACATGACAGGTAATACTGCTGTTGTGACTGTGACTGGTTTCATACCAGTGGGAATAACCGTGTACAAGCTGTTCAGACAGTTTGAGGATCTAATGATTGCCTCGGAGGCTGGAGGCTCCTCTCTGGAGGCCTGTACCATGTTTCAGTCCCATCATTATTGTTCCCATATCAACAATTACAACAATGTGGATTATTGAGTTGGACGTTTATGAACTGTGCGTGTTTTCTGTCTGACAATTACAACTCGTCAGGggtttaaaaagttaaaacgaaaaaaaacagaaagccaGAGGAGTTTGAAATCCTCGTAGAATCATGTAAATCTCCTGATGATGTGTTATTCGTTTTaaaaaatcacatgtttgtgtttgtgtgtttaggcCGGGATGCCCATGAAGAAATAAACATCACCTTCACCCTGCCTGTGTCCTGGAACTCGGACGACTGTGTGCTGCACGGACACTGCGAGCAGGTGGTGTTCAGCACGTGTATGACCATCACAGCGGCCAGCAACATCTTCCCAGTCACAGTGTGAGTTGGAACGTCTCCCCGACTCACGGGACAGAGCTTTGTGTCTCTGCCCAGAGCTGCTGACTCAGATGAAGTCAAAAACACAGGGTCCCAGTGTGTTTTATATCTTCATGTCATTTCCCAGTGTTCAATTTGACTTATCTTTAGGCACAATGAAGGATTTATATTCAAATGACTCGATTTTGGTCGTCTAAGGTCaaagtcaaggtcacagtgacctcacaaaaccctTTATGCctcataaatgttttatttcaacaacGCTGCaaagtattttct
This genomic window from Pleuronectes platessa chromosome 15, fPlePla1.1, whole genome shotgun sequence contains:
- the tmem248 gene encoding transmembrane protein 248 isoform X2, which translates into the protein MVYLLNSIENLRSHINNRPPLVIFMISVSAVAIAFLTIGYFFKIKEIKSPELTEDWNTFLLRYNELDVCVSENETIKHGLNESTTPDSLVVTSGQARSSTQTPLLLDDSGAINISVPITLTLDPQRPFGGYSRNITHLYATVLGQQVGLSGRDAHEEINITFTLPVSWNSDDCVLHGHCEQVVFSTCMTITAASNIFPVTVQPPHCVPETYTNATSWYKVFTTVRDSDTKYSQDYNPFWCYKGAIGKVYHALNPKLTVIVPDDDRSLINLHLMHTSYFLFVMVITMFCYAVIKGRPGKVRQTSHDFCPEKVALSDC
- the tmem248 gene encoding transmembrane protein 248 isoform X1, whose protein sequence is MVYLLNSIENLRSHINNRPPLVIFMISVSAVAIAFLTIGYFFKIKEIKSPELTEDWNTFLLRYNELDVCVSENETIKHGLNESTTPDSLVVTSGQARSSTQTPLLLDDSGAINISVPITLTLDPQRPFGGYSRNITHLYATVLGQQVGLSGRDAHEEINITFTLPVSWNSDDCVLHGHCEQVVFSTCMTITAASNIFPVTVQPPHCVPETYTNATSWYKVFTTVRDSDTKYSQDYNPFWCYKGAIGKVYHALNPKLTVIVPDDDRSLINLHLMHTSYFLFVMVITMFCYAVIKGRPGKVRQTSHDFCPEKVQQTPAELNDVHRWRCQTVKMM